From Xylanibacter oryzae DSM 17970, a single genomic window includes:
- the secY gene encoding preprotein translocase subunit SecY, which translates to MKKFIETLKNCWKIEDLRQRLLITLLFAAIYRFGSFVVLPGINPSMLYKLQSQTAGGLMSLLDMFSGGAFSNASIFALGIMPYISASIVMQLLAVAVPYFQKMQREGESGHKKINWYTRVLTIAILLFQAPSYLINLKMQATGALASGVSWSVFMIPATIILAAGSMFVLWLGERITDKGVGNGISLIIMIGIIARLPQAFVQEIGSRFTAITGGGLVMFIVEIIILYVVVCASILLVQGTRKVPVQYAKRLVGNKQYGGARQYIPLKLFAANVMPIIFAQALMFIPLAFVKYSTGDNTSWVMRSLMDHRSLMYNCVFALLIIAFTYFYTAITLNPQQMAEDMKRNNGFIPGIKPGKDTAEYIDTVMSRITFPGSLFIAFVAIMPAFAGLLNVQDAFSQFFGGTSLLILVGVVIDTLQQVESHLLMRHYDGLLNSGHVRGKSGGVSAY; encoded by the coding sequence ATGAAGAAGTTTATTGAGACACTAAAGAACTGTTGGAAGATTGAAGATTTGCGTCAACGCTTATTAATTACTCTTCTATTTGCTGCGATTTATCGTTTTGGGTCATTCGTGGTTTTGCCAGGTATAAATCCGAGCATGTTGTATAAATTACAGTCCCAAACAGCAGGTGGTTTGATGTCACTGCTGGATATGTTCTCTGGTGGTGCATTTTCTAATGCTTCAATATTTGCATTGGGAATTATGCCTTATATCTCAGCTTCTATCGTAATGCAACTTCTTGCTGTAGCTGTACCTTATTTTCAGAAGATGCAGCGTGAAGGCGAAAGTGGCCATAAAAAGATTAATTGGTATACACGTGTGCTTACAATTGCAATATTGCTTTTTCAGGCACCGTCATACCTTATTAATCTTAAAATGCAAGCCACAGGCGCTTTGGCATCAGGCGTTTCTTGGTCAGTATTCATGATACCAGCCACTATAATCCTTGCTGCAGGTAGTATGTTCGTCCTTTGGTTAGGGGAGCGCATTACTGATAAAGGTGTAGGCAATGGCATATCTCTAATCATTATGATTGGTATTATTGCTCGTCTACCTCAAGCTTTTGTACAGGAAATTGGCTCTAGATTCACCGCAATAACAGGTGGTGGTCTTGTTATGTTTATTGTTGAGATTATAATCCTTTATGTCGTTGTTTGTGCATCTATATTGTTAGTTCAAGGAACCCGAAAGGTCCCTGTTCAATATGCAAAACGTCTTGTTGGAAATAAACAATATGGTGGTGCTCGTCAGTACATACCATTGAAGTTGTTTGCTGCTAATGTAATGCCAATAATTTTTGCACAGGCTTTAATGTTCATTCCTTTAGCGTTCGTGAAATATTCAACAGGAGATAATACTAGTTGGGTTATGCGTTCATTGATGGATCATAGAAGTTTGATGTATAATTGTGTATTTGCTCTTTTGATTATTGCATTTACATATTTTTATACAGCTATTACTTTAAATCCACAACAGATGGCTGAGGATATGAAGCGAAATAACGGATTTATCCCAGGTATAAAACCAGGAAAGGATACCGCGGAATATATTGATACAGTAATGTCTCGTATAACATTCCCTGGTTCACTTTTTATTGCTTTTGTAGCGATAATGCCTGCTTTCGCCGGTCTTCTGAATGTACAGGATGCTTTCTCTCAATTCTTTGGAGGTACATCATTGCTGATTTTAGTCGGTGTGGTTATAGATACCTTACAACAGGTTGAAAGTCATTTGCTTATGCGTCATTATGATGGCTTGTTGAATTCAGGTCATGTACGTGGCAAATCTGGAGGCGTTTCAGCGTATTAA
- the rplO gene encoding 50S ribosomal protein L15, with the protein MKLNNLKPAEGSTHSSRRIGRGTGSGLGGTSTRGNKGAKSRSGYKRKIGFEGGQMPLQRRIPKAGFKNINHKEYVAVNLSTLQSLAESKNLTKISKSDLVDADLVKASSLVKILGNGELKAKLEVEANAFSKTAEEAIKAVGGNATII; encoded by the coding sequence ATGAAATTAAATAATTTAAAACCAGCCGAAGGTTCTACGCATTCAAGCCGTAGAATTGGACGTGGTACTGGTTCTGGTCTTGGTGGCACTTCTACACGTGGTAATAAAGGTGCAAAGTCAAGATCAGGTTATAAGAGAAAGATTGGATTTGAAGGTGGCCAGATGCCATTACAACGTCGTATTCCGAAGGCAGGATTTAAAAATATCAACCATAAGGAATATGTAGCTGTAAACCTTTCAACACTTCAGTCTCTTGCAGAAAGCAAAAACCTTACAAAAATATCTAAGAGTGATCTTGTGGATGCAGATTTAGTAAAAGCTAGTTCATTAGTTAAGATATTGGGTAATGGAGAACTGAAAGCAAAACTTGAAGTAGAAGCTAACGCTTTCTCAAAAACAGCTGAAGAGGCAATCAAGGCTGTAGGTGGAAATGCAACTATAATCTAA
- the rpmD gene encoding 50S ribosomal protein L30, whose product MATIKIKQIKSRVNAPKDQKRTLIALGLHKISQVVEVEDNPSMRGMISKVHHLVTVID is encoded by the coding sequence ATGGCAACAATTAAAATCAAACAGATTAAGAGCCGCGTTAATGCTCCTAAAGATCAAAAGCGTACGCTCATCGCACTAGGATTGCACAAAATTTCTCAGGTAGTAGAGGTTGAGGATAATCCATCAATGCGTGGAATGATAAGTAAGGTTCACCATTTGGTAACTGTTATCGATTAA
- the rpsE gene encoding 30S ribosomal protein S5: MAMDKVKVNSDVELKDRLVAINRVTKVTKGGRTFTFAAIVVVGDGNGVIGYGLGKAGEVTAAIAKGVEAAKKNLVKVPVLKGTVPHEMEAHFGGSQVLLKPAAAGTGVVAGGAMRAVLESVGIKDVLAKSKGSSNPHNLVKATILALSQMRDAYTIAGTRGISMDKVFRG, from the coding sequence ATGGCAATGGACAAAGTTAAAGTAAATAGTGACGTTGAATTAAAAGACAGACTGGTTGCTATAAACCGTGTTACTAAGGTAACTAAGGGAGGTCGTACCTTCACTTTTGCGGCTATCGTTGTAGTAGGCGATGGCAACGGCGTAATCGGTTACGGTTTAGGAAAAGCTGGAGAAGTAACTGCAGCAATTGCAAAAGGTGTAGAAGCTGCAAAGAAAAATCTCGTTAAGGTTCCTGTTCTTAAAGGAACAGTTCCTCATGAGATGGAAGCACATTTCGGTGGATCACAGGTTCTGCTTAAGCCAGCAGCAGCTGGTACTGGTGTAGTAGCCGGTGGAGCTATGCGTGCTGTTCTTGAAAGTGTTGGTATTAAAGACGTTTTGGCAAAGTCAAAAGGCTCTTCAAATCCTCACAATCTTGTTAAAGCTACAATTCTTGCTCTTAGTCAGATGCGAGATGCTTACACTATAGCAGGCACACGTGGCATTAGTATGGACAAAGTTTTTAGAGGATAA
- the rplR gene encoding 50S ribosomal protein L18 has protein sequence MTTKKVERRIKIKYRIRKSVNGSVERPRMSVFRSNKQIYVQIINDQEGKTLASASSIGLETMPKIQQAEKVGELVAKKALEAGITSVVFDRNGYLYHGRVKQLADAARKVGLKF, from the coding sequence ATGACAACAAAGAAAGTAGAAAGACGAATAAAAATTAAATATAGAATTCGTAAGAGCGTAAATGGTTCTGTAGAAAGACCACGTATGAGTGTATTTCGCAGTAACAAGCAAATTTATGTTCAGATAATAAATGATCAGGAAGGTAAAACTTTAGCTTCTGCTTCTTCTATAGGTTTGGAAACAATGCCTAAGATACAGCAAGCTGAAAAGGTTGGAGAATTGGTAGCAAAGAAAGCTCTAGAAGCTGGAATTACTTCAGTTGTCTTTGACCGTAATGGTTACCTTTATCATGGTAGAGTTAAACAACTTGCTGATGCAGCACGTAAAGTTGGACTTAAATTTTAA
- the rplF gene encoding 50S ribosomal protein L6 codes for MSRIGKLPISIPAGVTVNQKDGIVTVKGPKGELSQMIDSSIIVKIADGQIEFEVDEKSSVDQKQKQAFHGLYRSLVNNMVIGVSEGYKKTLELVGVGYRVSNQGNIIEFALGYTHPIFIQLPSEVKVETKSERNQNPILMLESCDKQLLGLICAKIRSFRMPEPYKGKGILFQGEVIRRKSGKTAAAK; via the coding sequence ATGTCTAGAATAGGAAAATTACCAATTAGTATTCCTGCAGGTGTAACTGTTAATCAAAAGGATGGTATTGTTACAGTAAAAGGTCCTAAAGGCGAACTTTCACAGATGATAGATTCTTCTATTATTGTTAAAATAGCTGATGGTCAAATTGAATTTGAAGTTGATGAGAAAAGCTCTGTTGATCAGAAGCAAAAACAAGCATTTCATGGCCTTTATCGTTCATTAGTTAATAATATGGTTATTGGCGTAAGTGAAGGATATAAGAAAACCTTGGAGTTGGTTGGTGTTGGTTATCGTGTTTCAAATCAAGGTAACATTATAGAATTTGCTCTAGGTTATACACACCCTATTTTCATACAATTACCTAGTGAAGTTAAGGTTGAGACTAAATCAGAAAGAAATCAAAACCCTATACTTATGTTGGAGTCTTGCGACAAACAGTTGTTAGGCCTTATTTGTGCAAAAATTCGTTCTTTCCGTATGCCTGAACCTTATAAAGGAAAAGGTATATTGTTCCAAGGCGAGGTCATCCGCAGAAAGTCTGGTAAGACAGCTGCAGCTAAGTAA
- the rpsH gene encoding 30S ribosomal protein S8, translating into MTDPIADYLTRLRNAIMAHHRVVEVPASNLKKEITKILFEKGYILNYKFIEVGPQGTIKVALKYDSATKTNAIKCLKRVSTPGLRKYTGYKDMPRVINGLGIAIISTSKGVMTNKEASDLKIGGEVLCYVY; encoded by the coding sequence ATGACAGATCCAATAGCAGATTATCTGACGAGGTTGAGAAACGCAATCATGGCTCATCACCGTGTAGTTGAAGTACCAGCCTCTAACTTGAAGAAAGAGATCACTAAGATCCTCTTCGAGAAGGGTTACATTTTGAACTATAAGTTCATTGAAGTAGGCCCACAAGGAACCATAAAGGTTGCCTTGAAGTACGATTCAGCTACAAAAACAAACGCTATTAAGTGTTTGAAAAGAGTGTCTACACCAGGTTTACGTAAGTATACTGGCTATAAAGACATGCCGAGAGTAATTAACGGATTAGGTATAGCAATTATATCTACATCTAAAGGTGTAATGACAAACAAAGAGGCTTCTGACCTGAAAATTGGTGGTGAAGTTCTTTGCTATGTATATTAA
- the rpsN gene encoding 30S ribosomal protein S14, which yields MAKESMKAREVKRAKMVARYAEKRAALKTVIATSDDPAEAYEAARKLQSIPRNANPIRLHNRCKITGRPKGYIRQFGLSRIQFREMASNGLIPGVKKASW from the coding sequence ATGGCTAAAGAATCAATGAAAGCTCGCGAAGTTAAACGCGCTAAAATGGTAGCTCGTTATGCAGAAAAACGCGCAGCATTGAAAACGGTAATCGCAACAAGCGATGATCCTGCAGAAGCTTATGAAGCAGCACGCAAACTTCAAAGTATTCCTCGTAATGCAAACCCAATCCGTTTGCATAATCGTTGTAAGATAACTGGTCGTCCAAAGGGATATATCCGTCAATTTGGTCTTTCACGTATTCAATTCCGTGAAATGGCTTCTAACGGTTTAATACCTGGAGTAAAGAAGGCCAGTTGGTAA
- the rplE gene encoding 50S ribosomal protein L5, whose product MNTAQLKNVYVESIAPALQKQFNYSSTMQIPVLKKIVINQGLGDATQDKKIVDVAINEITTITGQKAVATYSKKDIANFKLRKKMPIGVMVTLRRERMYEFLEKLVRVALPRIRDFKGIESKFDGRGNYTLGIEEQIIFPEINIDTVDRIQGMNITFVTSANTDEEGSALLKGFGLPFKNSKND is encoded by the coding sequence ATGAATACAGCACAATTAAAGAATGTATATGTTGAGAGCATAGCTCCAGCACTGCAAAAACAGTTTAATTATTCTTCGACTATGCAGATTCCAGTCTTGAAAAAGATCGTTATCAATCAAGGTTTAGGTGATGCAACTCAAGATAAGAAAATAGTAGACGTAGCGATAAACGAAATCACTACAATAACAGGACAAAAAGCTGTCGCTACATATTCAAAGAAAGATATTGCGAATTTTAAGCTTCGTAAAAAAATGCCTATCGGTGTTATGGTTACTCTTCGTCGTGAACGTATGTACGAATTCCTAGAGAAATTAGTACGTGTTGCGCTTCCTCGTATTCGTGACTTTAAGGGTATTGAGAGCAAGTTTGATGGTCGTGGTAACTATACACTTGGAATTGAGGAACAGATTATATTTCCTGAAATCAACATCGATACTGTAGATCGTATTCAAGGAATGAACATTACTTTCGTTACATCAGCTAACACTGATGAAGAAGGTTCTGCACTCCTTAAAGGATTTGGTCTGCCATTCAAAAATTCTAAAAACGATTAA
- the rplX gene encoding 50S ribosomal protein L24, whose amino-acid sequence MSKLHIKKNDTVIVLSGNDKGKTGKVLKILVEENRAIVEGINVVSKSTKPSAKNPQGGIVKQEAPIQISNLSLIDPKSGKATRISIKKNEDGTKVRIAKKSGEEIK is encoded by the coding sequence ATGAGCAAGTTACATATAAAGAAAAACGATACAGTTATTGTCCTTTCAGGTAATGATAAGGGCAAAACTGGTAAGGTGCTAAAGATCTTGGTAGAAGAAAACCGTGCTATTGTTGAGGGCATTAATGTCGTTTCAAAGAGCACAAAACCAAGCGCTAAGAACCCTCAGGGTGGAATTGTTAAACAAGAAGCCCCAATACAGATTTCTAATTTGAGTTTGATTGATCCTAAAAGTGGTAAAGCTACTCGTATTTCAATTAAGAAAAATGAGGATGGAACAAAAGTTCGTATCGCTAAAAAATCAGGGGAGGAAATTAAATAA